In Hallerella porci, the sequence CAACAAATGTTTTCGCGAAATAATTGCGGTTCGCCTTCAAGCCAATAATGGCCGAAAAAATCGGGGCGTTCTTTTTCGCTATAAAAATTGCGTTTTTGAATTTCTGACGAAAGTGGCTGCGGCGGAATTTTAACTCCCGGCTGAAACGCCAAATCGCGCAGCGTTTTATTTTTCGGATCAATCCACCATTTAATACGCGCGAGAGTTCGAAGCACATCTTCGCTATCGTGATAGAAAGCGCCATCTTGTAATTTAACTTCGGGACCTTTGACCGTATCGTCAACGGCGCGGCGAATGGCTGCATTTTCTTTTTCAAAAATGCGGCAAAGATTTTCGCGAGATTTTAATGTTTCCAAATTTTCCCGGCGAAGAATTTGAATGTTTTCTAAATCAAAACAAGCGTGCTGCGCACGGAATTGTGGCGTTTCTAAAAAAAGCGGAAGAGTTAAAAACCAATCGAGAACTTCGGAAAATTCTTTTTGCGCATAACGATACGATTCCATCGTTTTTGTGTGAATGAGAATTTTATTGATGGAATGTTCCCGCAAAAAATCGCCCGCAGAATTTTTCGTCCAAAAACAGAGCGCATTAAATTCATGATTTCCGAGAATCGCTTTCGCAGTTCCCGACTCCACCATTTTGCGAACAATGTTTACCACGCCGCG encodes:
- a CDS encoding metallophosphoesterase gives rise to the protein MIDFIGDIHGHREELEILLRKLGYEKMHGVYRHPESSAVFLGDYIDRGPDARGVVNIVRKMVESGTAKAILGNHEFNALCFWTKNSAGDFLREHSINKILIHTKTMESYRYAQKEFSEVLDWFLTLPLFLETPQFRAQHACFDLENIQILRRENLETLKSRENLCRIFEKENAAIRRAVDDTVKGPEVKLQDGAFYHDSEDVLRTLARIKWWIDPKNKTLRDLAFQPGVKIPPQPLSSEIQKRNFYSEKERPDFFGHYWLEGEPQLFRENICCLDYSVASFKGNGLLTAYRFSGEEKLSPQNFVWTPEIKSN